From a region of the Erythrobacter neustonensis genome:
- a CDS encoding long-chain fatty acid--CoA ligase: MANARLGAMQDWTMRVTAVIDHAAREAGEREIVTRWADGSITRTNWAGIRKDACKMAQALQRLGLRPGDKVASLAMNHSRHLVSWYGVAGMGGVLHTVNPRLFDDQLDYIVNHAEDRVLCYDAAFQPIVDRMKDRWPTVEHYICYDSGDHAPAFEDWIGSEDGDFEWVTGPENDPCMICYTSGTTGNPKGVQYEHRSTVLHAMAGLQPAAFNFSSASVMLPVVPMFHAASWGLPYAGAMAGIKFVFSAVNDPAVLHDLMIGEGVTDSAGVPTVWLAHFQYCDANGLDLPPLKAATIGGSAAPKFMIERLLKNGTRVQHAWGMTETSPIGTVGGPTWDWDSLSLEEKVEKTAMQGRPIFGVQLRTVDLADMTTELPRDGKTSGALQIRGPWIIKRYFKAEADAVGNDGWFDTGDVGIIHPDGTLQLTDRTKDVIKSGGEWISSVELENAACGHPGVAEAACIGIFHPKWDERPVLFVVKKAGAEVTSEDILEHLKPQIAKWWMPDAVEFVDDIPHTATGKISKKDLRERFRDYALG; this comes from the coding sequence ATGGCGAATGCACGCCTTGGCGCAATGCAGGACTGGACGATGCGGGTGACGGCGGTGATCGATCACGCCGCGCGCGAGGCGGGGGAGCGCGAGATCGTGACCCGCTGGGCCGATGGCAGCATCACCCGGACCAATTGGGCAGGAATTCGCAAGGATGCCTGCAAGATGGCGCAGGCGCTCCAGCGGCTCGGCCTGAGGCCCGGCGACAAGGTGGCAAGCCTTGCCATGAACCATTCGCGCCATCTGGTCAGCTGGTATGGCGTGGCGGGGATGGGCGGGGTGCTGCATACCGTCAACCCGCGCCTGTTCGACGACCAGCTCGACTATATCGTCAACCACGCCGAAGATCGCGTGCTGTGCTATGACGCCGCTTTCCAGCCGATCGTCGACCGAATGAAGGACCGCTGGCCCACGGTCGAACATTATATCTGCTACGACAGCGGCGACCACGCGCCCGCCTTCGAAGACTGGATTGGCAGCGAGGATGGCGATTTCGAATGGGTCACCGGGCCCGAAAACGATCCCTGCATGATCTGCTACACAAGCGGAACCACGGGCAATCCCAAGGGTGTGCAATACGAACACCGCTCGACCGTGCTGCACGCGATGGCAGGGCTGCAACCGGCGGCCTTCAATTTCTCCAGTGCGTCAGTGATGCTGCCGGTGGTGCCGATGTTCCACGCGGCGAGCTGGGGCCTGCCCTATGCGGGCGCGATGGCGGGGATCAAGTTCGTGTTCTCGGCGGTCAACGATCCGGCGGTGCTGCACGATCTGATGATCGGCGAAGGCGTAACCGACAGCGCGGGCGTGCCCACGGTGTGGCTGGCGCATTTCCAGTATTGCGATGCCAACGGCCTCGACCTGCCGCCGCTCAAGGCCGCGACCATCGGCGGATCGGCCGCGCCCAAATTCATGATCGAACGCCTGCTCAAGAACGGCACCCGCGTCCAGCACGCATGGGGGATGACCGAAACCTCGCCGATCGGCACGGTGGGCGGGCCGACCTGGGACTGGGACAGCCTCAGCCTCGAAGAAAAGGTCGAAAAGACCGCGATGCAGGGTCGGCCAATCTTCGGGGTGCAACTGCGCACGGTCGACCTTGCCGACATGACCACCGAATTGCCGCGCGACGGAAAGACCAGCGGGGCGCTCCAGATCCGCGGGCCGTGGATCATCAAGCGCTATTTCAAGGCAGAAGCTGACGCGGTAGGCAATGACGGCTGGTTCGATACCGGCGATGTCGGGATCATCCATCCCGACGGCACCCTGCAACTCACCGACCGCACCAAGGACGTGATCAAGTCGGGGGGCGAGTGGATTAGCTCGGTCGAGCTTGAAAATGCCGCCTGTGGGCATCCGGGCGTGGCCGAAGCCGCGTGCATCGGCATTTTCCATCCCAAATGGGACGAACGCCCGGTGCTGTTCGTGGTCAAGAAGGCCGGAGCCGAGGTCACCTCCGAGGATATTCTGGAACACCTCAAACCGCAGATCGCGAAGTGGTGGATGCCCGACGCGGTCGAGTTCGTCGACGATATCCCGCACACGGCAACGGGCAAGATCAGCAAGAAGGATCTGCGCGAACGGTTCAGGGATTATGCGCTTGGCTGA
- a CDS encoding GNAT family N-acetyltransferase — protein MRLADIAIRPACPGDAQAVCDIYAFHVAHSTATFDTSAPDTGAWREKIGDFAARGLPFLVAEREAAVAGYAYAALFRERAAYAHTCEDSIYLADAARGMGAGTVLLGALVVAARAAGFAQMIAVIGGGEPASVALHAKCGFVHAGRMRQVGCKFGRLLDTVYMQADLTGKGWDNG, from the coding sequence ATGCGCTTGGCTGACATCGCAATCCGGCCTGCGTGTCCGGGGGATGCGCAGGCTGTGTGCGATATCTATGCCTTTCACGTCGCGCACAGCACGGCAACCTTTGATACTTCCGCGCCTGATACGGGCGCATGGCGTGAAAAGATCGGCGACTTTGCCGCGCGCGGGCTTCCCTTTCTGGTTGCCGAGCGGGAGGCCGCCGTGGCCGGCTATGCCTATGCCGCGCTGTTCCGCGAACGGGCCGCCTACGCGCATACGTGCGAGGACAGCATCTATCTCGCCGATGCTGCCCGCGGCATGGGAGCGGGGACGGTTCTGCTCGGCGCGCTTGTGGTCGCCGCACGCGCCGCGGGCTTTGCCCAGATGATCGCGGTGATCGGCGGAGGCGAGCCGGCGTCGGTCGCGCTGCATGCCAAATGCGGCTTCGTCCATGCGGGGCGGATGCGGCAGGTCGGCTGCAAGTTCGGCAGGCTGCTCGATACCGTGTATATGCAGGCCGATCTTACGGGGAAGGGATGGGACAATGGCTGA
- a CDS encoding DUF1330 domain-containing protein produces MAEFHIDPSAANFAAFKNLPRDTPINMLNLLQYRDTAAYPAGHEHAGKGWSGREAYREYGRTSAPIFARVGGTILWRGRFETMVTGPEAKQWHDGFIAQYPDANAFFAMIKDPEYQQAVVNRTAALRDSRLMRFAPGEAGEGFA; encoded by the coding sequence ATGGCTGAGTTTCACATCGATCCAAGTGCGGCGAATTTCGCAGCGTTCAAGAACCTGCCGCGCGATACGCCGATCAACATGCTCAACCTGCTGCAATACCGCGACACCGCGGCCTATCCCGCAGGGCACGAACATGCGGGCAAGGGTTGGAGCGGGCGTGAGGCTTACCGCGAATATGGCCGGACAAGTGCGCCCATTTTTGCGCGGGTCGGCGGCACGATCCTGTGGCGCGGCCGCTTCGAGACGATGGTGACAGGGCCAGAGGCCAAGCAGTGGCACGATGGCTTCATCGCGCAATATCCTGATGCCAATGCGTTTTTCGCGATGATAAAGGACCCGGAGTATCAGCAGGCGGTCGTGAACCGCACGGCGGCCCTGCGCGACAGCCGGTTGATGCGCTTTGCCCCAGGGGAGGCGGGCGAAGGGTTTGCCTGA